A region of Streptomyces sp. NBC_01788 DNA encodes the following proteins:
- the glpX gene encoding class II fructose-bisphosphatase produces MTEHHHLPSELEVPSEAPDRNIALELVRVTEAAAMAAGRWVGRGDKNGADGAAVRAMRSLVSTVSMNGVVVIGEGEKDEAPMLFNGEHVGDGTGPEVDIAVDPIDGTTLTAKGMPNAIAVLAAAERGAMFDPSAVFYMDKLVTGPEAADFVDINAPVSVNIKRVAKAKRSTPEDVTVVILDRPRHESMIREIRETGARIKLISDGDVAGSILALRDGTGIDLLLGIGGTPEGIISACAVKCLGGTIQGKLWPKDDEERQRALDAGHDLDRVLTTDDLVSGENVFFVATGITDGELMRGVRYRAETATTDSIVMRSKSGTVRRIDSEHRLSKLRAYSAIDFDRAK; encoded by the coding sequence ATGACCGAGCATCATCATCTGCCCTCAGAGCTCGAGGTGCCCTCCGAGGCGCCCGACCGCAACATCGCCCTTGAACTCGTCCGGGTGACCGAGGCCGCGGCGATGGCCGCGGGCCGCTGGGTCGGGCGCGGTGACAAGAACGGCGCCGACGGCGCCGCCGTGCGCGCCATGCGCTCCCTCGTCTCCACCGTGTCGATGAACGGCGTCGTCGTCATCGGCGAGGGCGAGAAGGACGAGGCCCCGATGCTCTTCAACGGAGAGCACGTCGGCGACGGCACCGGGCCGGAGGTCGACATCGCCGTCGACCCGATCGACGGCACCACCCTGACCGCCAAGGGCATGCCGAACGCGATCGCGGTCCTCGCCGCCGCCGAGCGCGGCGCGATGTTCGACCCGTCCGCCGTGTTCTACATGGACAAGCTGGTCACCGGGCCGGAAGCGGCCGACTTCGTCGACATCAACGCTCCGGTGTCCGTGAACATCAAGCGCGTGGCCAAGGCCAAGCGGTCCACGCCGGAGGACGTCACGGTCGTCATCCTGGACCGGCCGCGGCACGAGAGCATGATCAGGGAGATCCGGGAGACGGGCGCCCGCATCAAGCTGATCTCCGACGGCGACGTGGCCGGCTCGATCCTGGCGCTGCGCGACGGCACCGGCATCGACCTGCTGCTCGGCATCGGCGGCACGCCCGAGGGCATCATCTCGGCCTGCGCCGTGAAGTGCCTGGGCGGCACGATCCAGGGCAAGCTGTGGCCGAAGGACGACGAGGAGCGGCAGCGGGCGCTCGACGCGGGGCACGACCTGGACCGCGTGCTAACCACGGACGACCTGGTCTCCGGCGAGAACGTCTTCTTCGTCGCCACCGGCATCACCGACGGCGAGCTGATGCGCGGCGTGCGCTACCGCGCCGAGACGGCGACGACCGACTCGATCGTGATGCGCTCCAAGTCCGGCACGGTCCGCCGGATCGACTCCGAGCACCGGCTGAGCAAGCTGCGGGCGTACAGCGCGATCGACTTCGACCGCGCGAAGTAG
- a CDS encoding DUF4245 domain-containing protein encodes MAGSNGKQKTVRDMILSLGLIGIAAAVIYLFVPHDTKAPDIQRVDYSIELTTARRAASYPVAAPEGLPDTWKATSVRFRAHEKEHWHLGFQDPDGQYVAVEQSAENRKDFIDAASAGGHATKLTEEIDGRTWTRYTGGRYDALVLEGTKGSTTVVAGTASFDRLTAMARALKTS; translated from the coding sequence GTGGCAGGTTCGAACGGCAAGCAGAAGACGGTCCGGGACATGATCCTCTCCCTGGGCCTGATCGGGATCGCGGCGGCGGTGATCTACCTCTTCGTCCCGCACGACACAAAGGCTCCCGACATCCAGCGGGTCGACTACAGCATCGAGTTGACCACCGCACGCCGGGCGGCGTCGTACCCGGTGGCGGCCCCCGAGGGCCTACCCGACACCTGGAAGGCCACCTCGGTCCGTTTCCGGGCCCATGAGAAGGAGCACTGGCACCTGGGTTTCCAGGATCCCGACGGTCAGTACGTGGCGGTCGAGCAGTCCGCGGAGAACCGCAAGGACTTCATCGACGCGGCCAGTGCGGGCGGGCACGCCACGAAGCTCACCGAGGAGATCGACGGCCGTACGTGGACGCGTTACACCGGCGGCCGCTACGACGCGCTCGTCCTGGAGGGCACCAAGGGCTCCACGACGGTGGTCGCAGGCACGGCGTCCTTCGACCGGCTGACGGCGATGGCCCGAGCCCTGAAGACCTCCTGA
- a CDS encoding exodeoxyribonuclease VII small subunit: MTSKTDEALGYEQARDELIEVVRRLEAGGTSLEESLALWERGEELAKVCRHWLEGARARLDAALAEETEGEGPKDGSPR, from the coding sequence ATGACCAGCAAGACGGATGAGGCGCTCGGCTACGAGCAGGCACGGGACGAGCTGATCGAGGTCGTCCGGCGCCTGGAGGCGGGCGGTACGAGTCTGGAGGAGTCCCTCGCGCTGTGGGAGCGCGGCGAGGAACTGGCCAAGGTGTGCCGCCACTGGCTGGAGGGCGCACGGGCCCGGCTGGACGCGGCCCTCGCGGAGGAGACGGAAGGGGAGGGGCCCAAGGACGGCTCCCCCCGGTAG
- the xseA gene encoding exodeoxyribonuclease VII large subunit: MALSTSPEAPLPVGEVSRLIGGWIERLGAVWVEGQITQLSRRPGAGVVFLTLRDPSHDISVSVTCYRQVFDAIADVVGEGARVVVHAKPEWYAPRGQLSLRAAEIRPVGVGELLARLEQLKKTLAAEGLFAAERKKPLPFLPQLVGLVCGRASAAERDVLENARHRWPAVRFEVRNVPVQGVHAVPQVVQAVKELDSIDDVDVIIVARGGGSVEDLLPFSDEQLVRAVASCRTPVVSAIGHEPDTPLLDYVADLRASTPTDAAKKVVPDVGEEYERVRQLRDRARRCVRALVEREERGLAHALARPCMEDPHRMIAEREDHIASVLDRGRRTLRHLLDRADSELTHTHARVVALSPAATLRRGYAVLQKADGHVVRDPGEVTADEALRARVAEGEFTVRVDT, encoded by the coding sequence ATGGCCCTTTCCACGTCCCCCGAAGCTCCCCTGCCCGTCGGTGAGGTGTCACGACTGATCGGGGGGTGGATCGAGCGGCTCGGCGCGGTGTGGGTCGAGGGGCAGATCACGCAGTTGTCGCGGCGCCCGGGTGCGGGCGTGGTGTTCCTGACGCTGCGCGATCCGTCGCACGACATCTCCGTCAGCGTGACCTGCTACCGCCAGGTGTTCGACGCGATCGCGGACGTGGTCGGCGAGGGCGCGCGGGTGGTGGTGCACGCCAAACCGGAGTGGTACGCGCCGCGCGGGCAGCTCTCGCTGCGGGCCGCCGAGATAAGGCCGGTGGGCGTCGGTGAGCTGCTGGCCCGGCTGGAGCAGCTCAAGAAGACCCTGGCGGCCGAGGGACTGTTCGCGGCCGAGCGGAAGAAGCCCCTGCCCTTCCTGCCGCAGCTCGTCGGGCTGGTCTGCGGCCGGGCGTCCGCCGCGGAGCGGGACGTGCTGGAGAACGCCAGGCACCGCTGGCCCGCGGTCCGCTTCGAGGTGCGCAACGTCCCCGTGCAGGGCGTGCACGCCGTCCCGCAGGTCGTGCAGGCCGTCAAGGAGCTGGACTCGATCGACGACGTGGACGTGATCATCGTGGCGCGCGGCGGCGGCAGCGTGGAGGACCTGCTGCCGTTCTCCGACGAGCAGCTCGTACGGGCGGTCGCCTCCTGCCGTACGCCCGTGGTGTCGGCGATCGGGCACGAGCCGGACACGCCGCTGCTCGACTACGTCGCCGACCTGCGCGCCTCCACCCCGACCGACGCCGCGAAGAAGGTCGTACCGGACGTCGGCGAGGAGTACGAGCGGGTACGGCAGCTGCGGGACCGGGCCCGCAGGTGCGTGCGGGCGCTCGTCGAGCGGGAGGAGCGGGGGCTCGCCCACGCGCTCGCCCGGCCCTGCATGGAGGACCCGCACCGCATGATCGCCGAGCGCGAGGACCACATCGCGTCGGTCCTCGACCGCGGCCGGCGCACCCTGCGGCACCTGCTGGACCGCGCGGACTCGGAGCTGACGCACACGCACGCGCGCGTGGTGGCCCTCTCCCCCGCCGCGACCCTCCGGCGCGGGTACGCGGTGCTCCAGAAGGCGGACGGGCACGTGGTCCGCGACCCGGGAGAGGTGACGGCGGACGAGGCCCTGCGGGCCCGGGTCGCCGAGGGCGAGTTCACGGTTCGTGTCGACACATAG
- a CDS encoding 4-hydroxy-3-methylbut-2-enyl diphosphate reductase, which translates to MGGMTASSGRRVLLAAPRGYCAGVDRAVIAVEKALEQYGAPIYVRHEIVHNKYVVQTLEKKGAVFVEQTEEVPPGNIVMFSAHGVAPTVHEEAERGRLATIDATCPLVTKVHKEAVRFAKEDYDILLIGHEGHEEVIGTTGEAPEHIQLVDGPEDVANVEVRDPSRVVWLSQTTLSVDETMETVDALQDKFPQLLSPPSDDICYATQNRQLAVKQMGADADLVIVVGSRNSSNSKRLVEVAKLAGARQAYLVDFADEIDESWLEGVSTVGLTSGASVPEVLVEQVLEWLGRRGFEDVEIVKAAEESIIFSLPKELRRDLREEAAALVAERQGSGTTRQ; encoded by the coding sequence ATGGGGGGCATGACTGCTTCGTCTGGCCGCCGTGTCCTGCTCGCCGCCCCCCGGGGCTACTGCGCGGGTGTGGACCGCGCCGTGATCGCCGTCGAGAAAGCCCTGGAGCAGTACGGGGCTCCGATCTATGTCCGGCACGAGATCGTCCACAACAAGTACGTCGTGCAGACCCTGGAGAAGAAGGGCGCCGTCTTCGTCGAGCAGACGGAGGAGGTGCCGCCGGGGAACATCGTGATGTTCTCGGCGCACGGCGTGGCTCCCACCGTCCACGAGGAGGCCGAGCGGGGCCGCCTGGCCACCATCGACGCCACCTGCCCCCTGGTGACCAAGGTCCACAAGGAGGCCGTCCGGTTCGCCAAGGAGGACTACGACATCCTCCTGATCGGGCACGAGGGCCACGAGGAGGTCATCGGCACCACCGGCGAGGCCCCCGAGCACATCCAGCTCGTCGACGGCCCCGAGGACGTCGCGAACGTCGAGGTCCGCGACCCCTCCCGGGTCGTGTGGCTGTCGCAGACCACGCTGTCGGTCGACGAGACCATGGAGACCGTCGACGCGCTCCAGGACAAGTTCCCGCAGTTGCTCTCGCCGCCCAGCGACGACATCTGCTACGCCACGCAGAACCGTCAGCTCGCCGTGAAGCAGATGGGCGCCGACGCCGACCTGGTGATCGTCGTCGGCTCCCGCAACTCGTCCAACTCCAAGCGGCTGGTGGAGGTCGCCAAGCTCGCGGGCGCGCGCCAGGCGTACCTCGTCGACTTCGCCGACGAGATCGACGAGAGCTGGCTGGAGGGCGTCTCCACGGTCGGCCTGACCTCGGGCGCCTCCGTGCCGGAGGTCCTGGTCGAGCAGGTGCTCGAATGGCTGGGGCGGCGCGGCTTCGAGGACGTGGAGATCGTCAAGGCGGCCGAGGAGTCCATCATCTTCTCCCTGCCCAAGGAACTCCGCCGGGACCTGCGCGAGGAGGCGGCCGCGCTGGTCGCCGAGCGCCAGGGGTCCGGTACGACCCGGCAGTGA